Part of the Pseudoalteromonas aliena SW19 genome, TGTTAAGTCGGTCAGCTTTATTGAAGGGATCGGTTGTGTTACTACCCCCAGTGAAGCGGTATGTGAGCAGCTAAAAAGTGCAGTATTAAATAGAGCGCGTTTAAAAAATAAAAAATCTAGAATTTATAAATCGAAAGCGCTTATTTACGAAGCGCGATCACAAACAACTGATTTAGATGATGAGCTAATTGCGCTATTAATGGACCGAAACATAAAACCAGTAAATGATGGCTTTGTGCTCACAACAGACCCAAAGCTTAAAAATCACTCAGGTTTTAGGTTTGATGAGGCGCAATGCATTGGTGCAATAAAAGATTTATCTGCACCATGTCAGTTAATTTTAGGGAACGAAGGTTATTCGTTTGTAAAACAAAACTTAGCAAAGTATATTAGCTATTACAGTAACTTGAGTGTAATAAACGTAGATGGCGGTCATCATTGCCATATGCAAAGTAGTGAGCTATGTTTTGAACACATTCATGCATTTATGGTGCAAAGTGGTGCATGTTAATTGTATATTAACGCTAAATGTGGGATTATTCGCACATTAGAGTATTTGCTCAATTGTTAAAGTGCCTTACTTAGATTAAGGTTAATAAAAATATAATTATAAACAGGGGCTAAGAGTGGAAAAAATCTGGCTTAAGCGCTACCCAGAGGGTATGCCTGAAACAATCGATCCTGAGCATTACAACTCGTTACTCGAAGTTTTCGAAAAAAGTTTTAGTGATTACAAAGATCTACCTGCATTTACTAATATGGGTAAAACACTATCTTATAACGAAATAGATACTGCAACGAAAAAAGTAGCGTCTTATATTCAACATGATTTAGGTCTTAAAAAAGGCGACAAAGTGGCCGTCATGATGCCTAACTTGTTGCAAACACCAGTATCAATTTTAGGTATTTTAAGAGCCGGTTGTGTCGTTGTTAACGTTAACCCGTTATACACGGTTCGTGAATTAGAACACCAACTTAAAGACTCGGACACTGCAGCAATTTTTATACTTGCTAACTTTGCAGACACGCTCGAGAAATCACTTGCGCATACTGATGTTAAACACATTGTAGTAACGCAAGTGGGTGATATGGTTGGTGGTATTAAAAAGCACATTGTAAATTTTGTCGTTAAACACGTTAAAAAAATGGTCCCTAAGTACAGCTTACCGAATCCAATTAAGTTTTCTGATTTATTAGATGCGGATGAAACTGCATATAAACGACCAGAAATGAACTTAAGTGATTTAGCATTCTTGCAATACACTGGCGGTACGACAGGTGTATCTAAAGGTGCAATGCTAAGCCATGGCAATATGGTAGGTAACCTTGAACAAGTGTCTGGTTGTTTAGATAAAGTATTAGAGCGTGGTAAGGAAGTGGTGGTTACTGCATTACCGCTTTATCATATCTTTGCTTTAACGGCTAATTGCTTAACATTTATGAAGTACGGTGGTTTGAATTTACTTATTACCAACCCTCGCGATATGAAGGGCTTTGTCAAAGAGTTAGGGCAAGCTAAATTTACTGCTGTTACGGGTGTTAATACATTATTTAATGGTTTATTAAATACACCAGGCTTTGCAGATCTAGATTTTAGCCATTTAAAAATGTCGCTTGGTGGAGGAATGGCTGTTCAACGTCCTGTTGCTGAAAAATGGCAAAAAGTGACGGGTTCTAAACTTATGGAGGGTTACGGCCTTACAGAGTGCGCCCCTTTGGTCACTATTAGCCCATACGATTTAGAAGCATATAATGGTTCAATTGGTTTACCTGCGCCGAATACTGATATTAAGTTAATGCTTGATAATGGTGAAGAAGCCGCTAAAGGAGAGCCTGGAGAGTTATGGGTTAAAGGCCCACAGGTTATGCTTGGTTATTATAATCGCCCAGATGCAACTGCTGAATGTTTAAAAGATGGTTGGTTTGCTACTGGTGATATTGCCACATACGATGATGAAGGTTTCTTTTTTATAGTTGATCGTAAAAAAGACATGATCATTGTGTCAGGCTTCAATGTATTTCCAAATGAAATAGAAGAAGTTGTTGCGATGCACGAAGGTGTACTTGAAGTAGCCGCTATTGGCGTACCTCACGATGCAAGCGGCGAACAAGTTAAAGTTTTTGTTGTGAAAAAAGACCCATCTTTAACTGAAAAAGATATAATAAAGCACTGCCGTGATAATTTAACTAATTACAAGGTTCCAAAACTCGTTGAGTTTAGGGATGAGTTACCTAAAACAAATGTAGGTAAAATACTCAGAAGAGCCTTGAAAGATTAGCAACCTATAAAAAAGCCGGCATATGCCGGCTTTTTTATTGTAGGAGACTAAGTGCAATACCAATTGATCCAAACACAAAACCAGCTTAATACGTTCGTTGAGCAGATCCAAAATAAACCCGTTTTAGCTATAGATACTGAGTTTATGCGTCGCCGTACGCTGTATCCTGAAGTTGCACTTATTCAGGTATACGATGGTGAGCATCTTGCGCTTATTGATCCACTGGCTGAGTTATCATTATTTGATTTTTGGCAAATTTTAAAAGATCCTGCTGTTTTAAAAGTATTACATTCTCCTTCAGAAGACATCGAAGTATTTCAAAAGTACGCAGGGTTTGTACCCGCACCATTATTCGATACACAATTTGCTTTGCAATTACTTGGTGAAGGGAATTGCATGGGCTTTGCGCTGATGGTAAAAGAGCTGCTAGGCATAGAAATAGATAAAAGTGAGTCTCGCACTAATTGGCTACAGCGTCCATTAACCCCTAAACAGCTTGATTATGCAGCAGCTGATACATTTCACTTATTACCATGCTTTGATCTAATTATTGAGCGTATTAAAGCGGCTGATTTATTTGACATCGTTATCAACGAAAGTGAATTAATTGCAAATAAGCGCGCATTTCAAACACCAGATGAATTTTTATATAAAGATATTAAAAATGCGTGGCAGCTTAAACCGCATGAACTAGCTGTATTAAAAGAGCTTGCTACTTGGCGCAGAAATAAAGCCATTAAAAAGAATTTAGCACTTAATTTTGTACTAAAAGAGCATAACATGGCGGAAATAGCTAAACGCGGTCCGTCTAGTTTAAATGCACTTAGACAAATATCAGGTGTTGAAGCGATTGAAGTTAATCGCTCAGGTGTAGAAATTTTAAAATGTATCGAGATTGCTAAGTTGATACCGCAAGAGCAACATCCTGCTGTGTTAAAGCGCTTAATTGATTTTCCTATTTATAAAAAAGTAGCAAAAGATGTTAAACAAAAAATTACTAAAGTAGCAAAAGCGCATAATATTCCTGATGATGTGATGGCTTCTAAAAAACAAGTCAATCAATTGATAAGTTGGAATTGGAAGTTAACAGCAGAGCAAAAAGTTAAATATATAAAACCCGACTTATTGAGTTCTTGGCGTTATACATACGTTAAAGACGTACTAAAAGAGTGGGACAGCTAAACAGTATTGCTTTAATGTGAGTTAATAACGGGATGTTTACTGCTAATTTAACGGGGGCGATATATGGCCCCCTTTTGTTTGAAATTTCAGCAAGCTTACTCTGTCATTTCTTTTAAAATTTTATCTAAGTTACTTTTTGATTGAGCAACACTTTCAAGCGGCGTTAAGTTATTAGGGTATTCCTCTTGTTCAATGACGAGCCACTGCAGATCACCGTCCATAATTAGCGAATTTATTATTACTTTCCATAGATAGTCATTTTCACCAAATATTGGGCTTAGGCCATCGCCTTGATGCGTTCTTACTTTTAAATGTGTTGAAAAAGTACGCCCTGGATATTTCTTTATGTAATGAGTAGGCTCTTTACCAGCAAAATGCACCCAGCCAATATCTAGCTGAAGCGGCAATGATTGCGGTGTGTTTTTTGCTATATAGTCCCAATACGTAGCGTCGTTAAATTGATTAAATTCTTTATCATGATTATGAAAACCAATATGCATATCATAGCGCTGTGCTATGTCGTTCATATGCGCCAGTTGTTTTGTAAGGGCTGTAACCCCCGTTGGATGCCACGCTCTTTCATCCCAAGGTACAAATAATACCTTTACACCCAATGTTTTGTAAAAGAGTAGGGTGTTGGTAAGTGTTTTTTCTGTGAGTGAATCAAAGCCGATATGCGCGCTGCTTGCAACAAGATTGAGACTAGCAAGTTTCTTTTTAAGTTTACTAGGGCTATTTTTATAACTCCCTAAATCACCGGCAAACTCTACCCCATCAAATCCCATTTCAGAAAGGGACTGCAGTGTACTATCAAAATCTTTTTTAAGTGCTTCTTTTACCGACCATAACTGCACGCTCACTCGTGGCGTTGGTTTAGGCATTGTAGCGAAAGCGCTCAATGAGTAGAGAGTAAAAATTAGGGTGGTTAAAACTATAAATGTAGTGTGTAAAAGTGTATTTTTAAACATTATCAAATACCTGTTAAAGCAGAGAATACTCCCTGCTTTTTATTAATCTTTATAGGCGTATTGGGTTAAGCCAAGTTCAGCTAAAACGTTATCAAGGTGAGCTTTTGCTTGCGCTGTAGGGCCTGGGTAGTCACCGGCAATAGGCACATTTCCTAAATAACCTATATCTTTACACCCCTGAGGTGTACAGAAATAAGCGCCTAAAATTAAATTTTTGAAGCGTAAAAACGCATTACCTATACGCTGAAATTGTGCCGGTGTATTATCGTCAAAATAAGCAATGTCATCTAATATTGCTTTTTGTTCCACAGCTTTAAGTTTCGCAAAAATCTTTTTATAACGAAGTATTGATTCGTCATCAATCCACGCAAGCCCATGTAAAATTGTTACCCGGTCTTTTTGTTGACCATTATAAGGGGAGCTAACCCATTCATTAATGACACTCGGTACATCAACGTCTGAGGCGCTCGGTGAATCACCTTCTCGGGGAACAATGTAATCTGCAAGTATTGCCACGAGAGTGAGTTGTTCATTTGTTAAGGTAAGTGGCCAAGGCGACTCAGGTGGTAGCAACATATTAGGATCAGTACCATAGCCTTTCGCTGTAATGGGTGGCAGCTCTAAACTTGGCCAATGGCCTTGGGTGCTAATCGTTTCTTCGAGTACTTTACTACAACCGGCTGTTAGTGAAACGGCAGAGCCTGCAGCGAGTAGGCCTAACCATTTAAGGGACTCTCTGCGTGTCATGCCTGAACTATATTTATATGAGTCAACACTCTTTTGTGAATGCATGTTAAAGCACTCCTTTTTCAATCTGTTTAGCGATCCACGTAGAATTGCGCATTGCCAATGTCATAATTGTTAATGTGCAGTTTTTATGTGGGTTAGAGGCAAATACACCGGCATCCATTACAAAAAGGTTGTCACAATCCCATGTTTGCCCCCATTGATTAGTAACAGATTCTTTGCGCGAGCTACCCATGCGAGTGGTACCCACTTCATGAATTATTTCACCGCCTTTTGAAATTGCTTTTTCAGCAGGTGGGAGCTTATCTATTTTTGCCCCTAAGTTTTCTAATATTTTTTTCGCTGTTTTTAAACCATGCTCAATTTGCTTAAGTTCACGATCAGACCATTTAAAATGAAATTTTGAGACGGGGATCCCCCATTTATCCTTAACGTTTTCGTCTATTTCCATATACGAGTCATCGTTTGGTAACATCTCACCTCGCAAAGCAAACCCTACATAAGAGCCGTACGCATCGCGCACTTGCTGTTTTAACTCAACGCCATAACCCCGCTTGTCACCAGATACACCAGAGCCAGGCTGATTAAAACCACTGCTTATTTCAAAATGATAACCACGTGGAAAATTAAGTTCACCTTTAGCGTGTGCTTGGTGTCCCCACCAAGGAATAAATAGATGATTTCCCGTATGCCCATCTTCGTTATAGCGTGGTCGGCCTTTAAGTGCGGGTATTTGTGCGCCTAACCATGCACCGGTAGAATCCATTAAATTTTTTCCAACTTGGCCACTTGAGTTTGCCAGTCCTTTTGGATGTTTTGTGTGTTTTGAATTTAATAAAATACGTGCAGATTCACAGGCACTTGCAGCAAGAATGACGATATCAGCGGATACTACATGCTCACTCGTGGATTTTTTATCAATGTAGGTCACTCCAGTGACTTTGCCATCGTCATTAACTGCAACAGACTTAACCATAGCATCTGTAATTATTTCTAAATTCCCCGTTGCTTTAGCCATAGGTAAAAGCGACGTTGTGGTTTGAAATGCCGCACCAATAGAGCAGCCATGTCCACAAGGTGTTGCATAAAAACAGGCCATTCGGTCGTCTTTATTACGTGTTAATACGGCTCTGTGCATGGGTACAGCTGCAATCCCTAATTTTTTAGCGCTTGCTGCAATTAATAGCTCGGGAACCCTAGGTGTTGGCGGCGGCTGCAATACGCCAGGCGCTGATGGCGGCATGTCATCCAGGCCGGTATTAGTACCACAAATACCGACTAGTTCTTCTGTTTTGTCGTACCACGGGGCTATGTCTTCATAAACAAATGGCCAATCTGCACCGTGGCCGTCCTGGCTTTTTCCTTTAAAATCATGTTCACTAAAACGTAATGAATAGCGTCCCCAGTGATTAGTTCTACCGCCGAGCATACGGGCACGCCACCAATAAAAATCACTGCCTTTTGCAGTGGTATAAGGTTCATCAGGAACTTGCCAGCCACCATCAACGGTTGCATCGTAAAAACCAAAGTTTTTATCTTTATTGCCTGCGCCCATTAAGGGAGCTTCGCTGTTACGACGAAACATCGGGCTTTCTTTTTTTGGGTCGTAATCGCGGCCCGCTTCGAGTAACAGTACTTTATGACCTAATTTGGTTAAGGTGTAAGCTGCCATTGCACCACCAGCACCCGAGCCGACCACTAAAATTTTATGATTAAATGCTGGCATGTTACAGCTCCTTAATTTTAATGTTTTTAAACCATACTTTGTCACCATGATCTTGTAAGCCAATATGGCCTCGATCCGCAGTTGCAAAATTTAGCCATGTAGAAAATTTACTATTTTTAACAAGCGTGTCCCACGTGGTACTGCCTATAACAATACTTAGCGTACTAATCCCATTTTGCCAAACCTGTAGGTGTTTATCGTGCATTTGAATACGGACTTTATTCCAAGTGTTTGCAGGCTTATGCGCGGCTTTTGGCGCTGCAAACAGATCGTAGATAGAGCCCGATAAATGCGAGTCTATTTCATTGTCGGGATGTTCTTCATTATCGATTATTTGCACTTCAGGTGCGTGAGAATAAATCATACTTCCCAGTTCGTCCGCGAGCACAAATATCCCACTATTTCCTTTAGTTGAAATTTTCCAATCTATTTTAAGATCAAAGTTACGGTACATTTTTTTAGTTAAAATATCACCGCCACCTTTAGTGAGCATCATTGCTCCGTCAGTAATTACCCATTGCGGACTTATCTCATCACTTTTAAAATTTCGCCAATGAGACATATCTTGGCCATTAAAAAGCAATTGCCAACCTGCTTTTTGCTCTTCGTTGGTAAGTTGATTATCAACAGTGTGGGCGTAAGCACTGCTACTAAGAGCAACTGCAAGTGATAGAATTTGGATTGATTTAAACATATGTAACCTCTTATATTCTTTTACTTATTGCTACTAATATACGTTTTTTCAACGCTTTTATTTTTTGTTATAAATAGGTGTAAACCAATAAAAACAACAATTAACACGATTGGAAAAATGAGTAAATTTTGTAAAACGGCCTGACCTGCCACTATTTCTACTTGTTCTACGCTGATGTTATTTGTTTGTGCGTTAAGGCGAGCATTATCAATCCAATGACCAATAACAGGGTTCCACATACTGACAGCAAACATGCCCGCACCTCCCATCAGTGACATGCCTAATGCGCCTGTTTTTGGTGCATATTCAGCAACGCAGCCGATCATAGTGGGCCAAAAGTAAGTCACGCCAAGCGCGAACATGGCTGCGGCAAAGTAAATCGCATCACCTTGAGCTTGGCTCATTAAAAATATCCCAAGTGTTGAGAAAATAGCAGATCCGAGTAACACACCCGTTGGACTAAATTTATGTACTATAGGGCCTGCAAAGAATCGTCCGAGTGCCATTAGGCCGGTGATCAACGCTAAGATAACCATTGGGGATGCGCCGGATGAACCTAAAATTTGCTCTATCCATTGTTGTGTTCCAAATTCAGTAATAGCTGTGATCGTCATACAAACAATGAGAAATAAATACAGTGGCGATATTAGATTTTTTACATTCGTGGCAGTTGAGTTTTCTTGACTATCGAATTGTGGAAATTGCGATTTAACAACCATCACGCCATATACAATAGTAGGAATAAGAATAAGCGATACTTGCCATTGCCAATTTAGACCAACGGATGTCATAGCATTTGAAGCCAGTGCACCTATAACAATACCGCCTGGAAACCACACATGAAAACGATTTAACATTGTGGTGGTATTTTTAGGGTACATTTGAGCAATTAATGGATTACAACCAGCCTCTACAGAGCCATTAGCAAAACCAATTAAAAATGTTGAGATTAGCAATCCCCAAAAACCATCTGCCGTGATAGTTAAAAGTAACCCGCCCAAGTGACAGATAAAGGCCAACGCAACCAGCTTTTTAGCGCCGATAACATTATAGATAATCCCACCTAGCATCGTCGCTACTGGGAATCCTAAAAATGCCATTGCATTAACCCAGCCTAATTGAGTGCCACTGAGGCCAAACTGTTCACCTAATTCACCTAAGATACCGGCACGAATAGCAAAGGTCATTGAGGTAACAATGAGCGCTATACAACAGAGCCGAAATATAATGTTATTGTTATTATTCATTCTAAATATCCTGTTAACTTAAACCTAAAATACGGCTGTTTCGTTCGCTATTAGTCTCTGTTGCTGAGAAATCATCGAATGCTTTATCGGTTGGGCGTATTATGTGGTTTTCAATAAAATGAACGCCTTCTTTAGCACCATCTTCAGGGTGTTTAATACAACATTCCCATTCTAAAACTGCCCAACCGTCAAATCCGTATTGTGTTAGTTTGCTAAATATACACTTAAAATCAACTTGCCCATCACCTAAAGAGCGAAACCGCCCTGGTCTGTCTTGCCATTCTTGATATCCTCCGTATACGCCGGAACGACCATTTGGCGTAAACTCCGCATCTTTAACATGAAAGGCTTTAATTCTAGTGTGATAAATATCAATAAATGATAAGTAATCAAGCTGTTGTAAAACAAAATGGCTAGGATCGTAAAGTATATTAACGCGTGGATGATTATTTGTGGCAGCTAAAAAACGCTCAAATGTTATACCATCGTGTAAGTCTTCACCAGGATGAAGTTCGTAACAGACGTCCACGCCCATTTCATCAAAGTAATCTAAAATTGGCAGCCAGCGTGCTGCTAATTCTTTAAATCCTTGCTCAACAAGACCTTTTGGTCGCTGTGGCCACGGGTAAAAAGTATGCCAAAGCAGTGCGCCTGAAAAGGTGACGTGCGTTTTAAGACCTAATCGCTTGCTGGCTTTTGCGGCCATCATCAGTTGTGCTTGTGCCCATTGTGTTCTTGCGATTGGATCACCGTGCACAGTCTGTGGCGCAAAATTATCAAACATTTCATCATATGTCGGGTTCACAGCAATGAGCTGGCCCTGCAAGTGAGTGGATAACTCCGAAATACAAAGCCCTGCATCTGCGGCAATACGCAGCACGTTATCGCAATAATCTTGGTTTTGGGCTGCTTTTTCTAAATCAAATATTTGTGGATTTGATGTCGGGAGTTGAATTGCTTTGTAACCTAAATTTCCTGCCCACTGGCAAATAGCGTCAAAACTATTGAAGGGCGCTTCATCGCTTATAAACTGCGCTAAGAAGATAGCCGGGCCTTTTATTTTTTTCATCGTTCATCCAATTTAAAAGTATGCCATTTTGTATTTTTGCTCGAAGCTTCAACTGCATTTTCAATAAATGCCATCCCACGTATCGCATCTTCAATACCTGGGACATCAAATTGATGATTATTTACAGCGCGTCCTGCTTTTTTTGCTTCAATCAATTTTGTGAAATTAACGTATATATTGGCAAACGCTTCAAGGTATCCTTCAGGATGCCCAGCTGGAGTGCGTAATGCATTGCGCGCGGCTTCACTTTGTAAAGCAACGCCAGCACGAAGTAGAGTTGTCGGTGCATTGTGTGATTTCAGCCATAAGCTGTTTGGCTCCATTTGTGACCACTCTAGGCTGCCTTTATCACCATAAATACGTAGATTAAGATTGTTTTCTTCACCTAATGCTATTTGGCTGGCCAGTAACACGCCTTTACAGCCATTATCAAAGCGCAACAAAACGGTGCCGTCATCATCCAGTGTCCTACCGGGCACGACATGATTTAAGTCCGCGCACAGAGCCTCGATTGCAAGGCCACTAACGTACTCGACTAAGTTTGCCGCATGTACGCCAATATCGGCTATACAACAACTGATCCCTGCTTTTGTTGCATCTAAGCGCCATTGCGCTTGTTTGCCAGCTTCATCTTCTTGTGTAGCAAGCCAGCCTTGACTGTACTCAACGACTACCTTACGAATTGCGCCTAGTTGTCCTTGAGCAATACGATAACGGGCTTCTTTTACCATAGGGTAACCTGTATAGGTATGGGTTAATCCATACAGGCAGTCGCTACTATTAATTAGGGTTTGTAATGCGCGTGCTTCTTGTAAATTTAATGTCGCTGGCTTGTCAGATAGCACATGAAAGCCTGACTCTATCGCGAGCTTGGCGATAGGAAAATGCAGATGATTTGGCGTTACAATAACAACAAAATCAATGCGTTGATTATCTGCAAGCTTTGCCTCTTCTTGAAACATATCTTGGTAGGTGTCGTAACATCTTGCTGGATCTATCCCAAGCATGGTTGCTGTAGACTGACTACGGGCTGGATCTGAACTAAAAGAGCCAGCCACTAAATCAATCAAACCATCTAAGCGTGCTGCAATACGGTGAACTGCACCAATAAAAGCGCCTTCAGCACCTCCGATCATGCCCATTCGGATTCTGGCTTTATTCATACAACACTCCATTAGTTAATATCATGTTATTAATAATAGGGAGTGAGTTGAAAAAGGGATAGCAAAAATTCGGTTGACAATGCAACAAAATCGGCGTTTTAATCAAAGCTGTTAATTATATTTACATCAGGGTGGCAAGTATGAAAATAGATGAGATCATAGCCAGAGCAGGCGTTAATCAGTTGATTGCGGCTTTTGATTTATTACATGACATTCTTTTTTGGGTAAAAGATAATGAAAGTAGGGTTTTATATGCTAATCAACATTTTATTGAGCATCAAGGCTATAAATCATTAGATCAAATTTTATTGAAAACAGATTTTGATTTTTCACCCAAGCATTTAGCTTTCCAATATGTGAATGATGATAAGCGGGTTATGAGCGGTTACATTGTGACAGATAGATTGGAGCTAAATCAGACTTCAAATGGTGAATTAGCGTGGTTTTCAACATCTAAAAAAGTGATCACAGATGAGAGTAATCAAATACTCGGTACTTATGGGATAACACGGCATTTGCAAAAAACATCAAAGGCATTGTTGCATGTAAGAGCAATAGAGGGTCCTGTTAATTATATACGTGAGCATTATCATCGTCATATTTGTATTGAGGAATTAGCACAGCTCGCCCACCTTTCAGTCAGTGCATTAGAGCGTCGCTTTAAAAAGCATTTAGCGAAAACCCCAAATCAGTTTATTAATGAAATACGCTTGGAAAATGCCAGAAGGTTACTGGTTGAAACACAATTACCCGTGTCGCAAATCGCTTATGAGTGTGGTTTTTCAGAGCCAAGTTATTTTAGTAAACAATTTAAACGCTTATTTGGCGAAATACCTTCACAAATGCGCAATCAAATAGAGTGATATGTACGTTACTTAGGCTGCGCAGAGAGGTGTTGTTTAGTATTTTTAATTTAAGTTCTGTTTATTTTACTCACCCTAACTATTGTTTTATCACTTTTTATAAAGCGATAAATTATCAATCATTAACTGCTCATTTATATTTTTTTTCATCATGTTGTTACTTAATTTATTTTATTCTTCAGGTAGGTGTTATTCATATGCGCTCAGTGATTTAAAAATATTAATATAAAATCAACGGGTTAAGAAATGGTTGGCAGTTAGTTGCTGTTATAAATGAGATTACTTGTTTAGCCTAATTTAATACCTTTACGCTGTATCGGCTAAAGCTCATATCGTGTTGTTTTTAGCCTTAACGCCGATTTTGTTTTAGTAGCGACCGAATTTCTATTATCACTTTTTTACTCATAACCCTATTCTAAAACGCAGTTTAACAAAATGTTAACTCATACACTGACAATTGCACATAACACATCAAGATTGGAGATAGGCATGGCTAATAATAATAACAGCCGAGAATCAATACGGCTTTCACGACGTTTTGAAAAATCGACATTGTTTCTTGCTTTAATGAGCGCATGCAGTGGCGTTTATGCACAAGAAGAAGTAAATGAAAAAGAAAGTGACTTTGAGATAATTGAAGTACGCGGTATTCGTGCCTCAATGGCTGAAAACCTAGCCATTAAGCGCCTCTCTAATTCTATTGTTGATGCGATTACTGCAGAAGATATAGGCAAGTTCCCTGATAAAAATGTGGCCGACTCGTTACAGCGAGTACCTGGGGTGGTTATAACCCGAAGCGGTGGTGAAGGTGAAAACGTGAGTATTCGAGGCCTTTCATCAGATTTAACGCTGACACAACTCAATGGTAATTTTATTGCCTCGTCACCGGGTTCTCCATCGCGCTCTTTTAGTTACTCATTATTACCATCGACGATGGTGCAATCGGTTGAAGTTTTTAAATCCTCAGAGGCACGTTTAGATGAAGGTGGCGTTGGGGGAAGCGTTATTTTACATAGCCGTACACCACTCAATATGGAAGCAAACTCAGGAGCCTTTAATATTGAATACACCTATGCAGATGTGACTAAAGATTATGAACCTAATTTTAGTGGTGTTTATTCGTGGAAAAATGATGACGAAGACTTTGGGTTTTTAATCGGCTACACCAAGCAAGAGCGTACTAATCGCTCTTTAACCGGTGATATGTCGGGTGGTGGAGGCTGGCGTTGGGCAACGGGTTCTGATTTACCTGCCAGTGATATTAATGGCAAGGAAATTGCTGATAGTACGCGCCGTTTTGGTGCATTAGAAGATGCATATGACAATACCTACGATGGAGTATGGGCACCACAAGTTGCCGGTGTTGGGGTAACAAAAGAAAAACGAGAACGAGTAGGTTTGCAAGGTACAATTCAATGGCGAGTCAGCGAGGATCTAGAGCTAACCTTTAATCACTTTCATTTTGAATTGGGCCAAGACCGCACAACATCTCAGCTAATGATCCCTGAGTGGAAATACAATCCCGATTACTTAACCGGTGTAACACTTGATGACTCCGGAACGATTGTCACTGGAATGGACTTTACAAGTGGTGCAGGAGGCGCAGAAGGTAACTTAGAGTTTCCATGGATCATAGGAGGTTATACAAAAGAAAAAGACACGTCAGATACCTACGATTTAGCATTTAAATATTCTGGGAACGTATTTGATTTAAAGGGAAAGTTTGGTAGAACAAAAGCAAGTGGAGGGCCATCAGAGTCATGGAATGCAGCCTATAAAAGTGGTCAACCTGCCAGTCGAAGTGATTCAGGTAACAACGAAAATGCAGCATCATTTGCAGGCTGGCGTTTAGGAGAGCGTGTTGCTTTGTATGCCGATCCTGCTCTTTTGACTAACTTACAGGCAGGAATTGCCGGCGATCCAGATCCAGGTTCAACAGGTTCTAGTTTTGTAGTGAGTGACTTACACGAAGATTACGCTCAGCTAGACTTAGATTACCATATTAGTTATTCCATCATAGATACACTGCG contains:
- a CDS encoding AraC family transcriptional regulator → MKIDEIIARAGVNQLIAAFDLLHDILFWVKDNESRVLYANQHFIEHQGYKSLDQILLKTDFDFSPKHLAFQYVNDDKRVMSGYIVTDRLELNQTSNGELAWFSTSKKVITDESNQILGTYGITRHLQKTSKALLHVRAIEGPVNYIREHYHRHICIEELAQLAHLSVSALERRFKKHLAKTPNQFINEIRLENARRLLVETQLPVSQIAYECGFSEPSYFSKQFKRLFGEIPSQMRNQIE
- a CDS encoding TonB-dependent receptor, whose product is MANNNNSRESIRLSRRFEKSTLFLALMSACSGVYAQEEVNEKESDFEIIEVRGIRASMAENLAIKRLSNSIVDAITAEDIGKFPDKNVADSLQRVPGVVITRSGGEGENVSIRGLSSDLTLTQLNGNFIASSPGSPSRSFSYSLLPSTMVQSVEVFKSSEARLDEGGVGGSVILHSRTPLNMEANSGAFNIEYTYADVTKDYEPNFSGVYSWKNDDEDFGFLIGYTKQERTNRSLTGDMSGGGGWRWATGSDLPASDINGKEIADSTRRFGALEDAYDNTYDGVWAPQVAGVGVTKEKRERVGLQGTIQWRVSEDLELTFNHFHFELGQDRTTSQLMIPEWKYNPDYLTGVTLDDSGTIVTGMDFTSGAGGAEGNLEFPWIIGGYTKEKDTSDTYDLAFKYSGNVFDLKGKFGRTKASGGPSESWNAAYKSGQPASRSDSGNNENAASFAGWRLGERVALYADPALLTNLQAGIAGDPDPGSTGSSFVVSDLHEDYAQLDLDYHISYSIIDTLRMGVKHRKASLHRETNNTFFITQDGANRIASGELDPFSQGAIDEVAYQWIGGMPNLDDVLNRESEQNIAGGFEVNTMPTINWDQYRDIVTNEYVKYTRREPDFVFDIEEKITAAYLQADFSFGDFRGNIGVRYVETQTQIMSSDKINYFLDDIEDATGEDILGSARLVDIETTTKRTVKDQRFLPSFNLVWDVSDSFVIRAAAAKTMSRAPFNDLGAPEQLTFISQEWADDRLEFRSNPVDQGWSGSGGNKALKPFESVQLDLSAEYYYSNGSAVGIALFNKDVDNFIVPLIITSERPFDGFTNPNTGVEIVPAGNITVTPFTTTANGTNATSRGVELFAQHAFDNGFGLNVNYTLNDTNQADISVDGEKVGESALVGSADNQFNFSAYFENDTYSVRASYNRRGKMALGLADGLTVSQEPFQQVDLNASYSVFDNLVFSASVINLTKEESRTFYGADSEARLRSSSYSGRRYYAGLTYRF